The genomic stretch ATTCAAATCAGTTGGGTGGGTGTCTCCGCTGGCATAATAGCGGCATCAAGGATCGGCACGTTGTTCTTCGCTACCATCGGTGTCCTTCTCTCGACCAGCAAGGAGAGGGATCTAATCCGAGGTTTGATGAAGGGAGGGCTCCCCTACGGAGCTTCGTTTCTTCTCATGCTGACCCTCAGATTCATTTCTCTTTCCATGGCCGACCTGACAGTAATTCGTGAAGCGCGACGGGCGCGGGCTCTGCCAGAGCGCGAAAACCCAGTCCAACTTGTGAGAAACCTGATTTCAATTGTCATACCGTTATTCTTGGCTACGATTAGAAGAATTCAGACTTCCTCGAACGCCTTGGAAGTGAAGGGATTCACTCCCGGAGCGGGAAGGACGATGATGACCAAGGAGAAAGTGCGCCCGTCGGAAATCGCCTGGGGGGC from Candidatus Bathyarchaeia archaeon encodes the following:
- a CDS encoding energy-coupling factor transporter transmembrane component T — protein: MSLSWYVAKESFLHRASSLSKLAFVVFLWITTFIFVSPFWNTIELVFVLGILALAKIPFSSLVNYLKIIVPVLAAFLIIFPLVDHGGTVFFEYGPIQISWVGVSAGIIAASRIGTLFFATIGVLLSTSKERDLIRGLMKGGLPYGASFLLMLTLRFISLSMADLTVIREARRARALPERENPVQLVRNLISIVIPLFLATIRRIQTSSNALEVKGFTPGAGRTMMTKEKVRPSEIAWGAFFVVLTILLAVLRLRFGFFTA